Proteins found in one Passer domesticus isolate bPasDom1 chromosome 16, bPasDom1.hap1, whole genome shotgun sequence genomic segment:
- the SLC9A8 gene encoding sodium/hydrogen exchanger 8 isoform X2: MGAFIKIIEAQKLANWKEEEMFRPNMFFLLLLPPIIFESGYSLHKGNFFQNIGSIILFSVFGTAISAFIVGGGIYFLGRADVIYKLNMTDSFAFGSLISAVDPVATIAIFNALNVDPVLNMLVFGESILNDAVSIVLTNTAEGLTRENMSDVSGWQTFLQALGYFLKMFFGSAALGTLTGLISALVLKHIDLRKTPSLEFGMMIIFAYLPYGLAEGISLSGIMAILFSGIVMSHYTHHNLSPVTQILMQQTLRTVAFMCETCVFAFLGLSIFSFPHKFEMSFVIWCIVLVLFGRAVNIFPLSYLLNFFRDHKITPKMMFIMWFSGLRGAIPYALSLHLGLEPMEKRQLIGTTTIIIVLFTILLLGGGTMPLIRLVDIEDSKPRKRSKKDVNLSKTEKMGNTIESEHLSELTEEEYEAQYIKRQNLKGFMRLDVEYLNPFFTRRLTQEDLHDGRIQMKTLTNKWYEEVRQGPSGSEDDEQELLQQSGAGPR; encoded by the exons ATGGGAGCTTTTATAAAAATCATAGAGGCTCAAAAGCTGGCCAACTGGAAG gaagaagAAATGTTTCGTCCAAATatgttttttctgcttttgcttcCACCTATTATATTTGAATCTGGGTATTCACTGCACAAG ggtaatttttttcagaacattGGTTCCATCATTCTGTTCTCAGTGTTTGGCACTGCAATCTCAGCTTTCATTGTAGGTGGAGGAATCTATTTCCTGGGCCGG GCTGATGTAATTTATAAACTCAACATGACAGACAG TTTTGCATTCGGCTCTTTAATATCTGCAGTTGACCCCGTGGCTACTATTGCCATTTTCAATGCCCTTAATGTGGATCCTGTGCTTAACATGTTGGTTTTTGGAGAAAGTATTCTCAACGATGCAGTCTCAATTGTCCTGACCAA CACAGCAGAAGGTTTGACAAGGGAAAATATGTCAGATGTAAGTGGATGGCAAACCTTCCTACAGGCACTGGGATACTTTCTCAAGATGTTCTTTGGCTCTGCAGCACTTGGCACACTTACTGGTCTTATTTCTGCATTA GTACTAAAGCACATTGATTTAAGGAAGACACCTTCCCTAGAATTTGGCATGATGATTATCTTTGCTTACCTTCCTTATGGACTTGCAGAAGGGATCTCACTCTCAG GTATCATGGCAATCCTGTTCTCTGGCATCGTGATGTCTCACTACACACACCACAACCTGTCCCCAGTGACACAGATCCTGATGCAGCAGACACTCAGAACTGTTGCTTTCATGTGTG AAACGTGTGTTtttgcatttcttggcctgtcAATTTTTAGTTTTCCTCACAAGTTTGAAATGTCCTTTGTCATCTGGTGCATA gtGCTGGTTCTCTTTGGTAGAGCGGTGAATATTTTTCCACTTTCCTACCTACTCAACTTTTTCCGTGATCATAAAATCACTCCCAAAATGATGTTTATCATGTGGTTCAGTG GATTACGTGGTGCCATTCCCTATGCCCTCAGCCTCCACCTGGGCCTGGAGCCCATGGAGAAGCGGCAGCTGATCGGCACCACGACCATCATCATCGTGCTGTTCaccatcctgctgctgggaggggggACCATGCCCCTCATCAGGCTCGTGGACATCGAGGACTCCAAACCGCGCAAGAGGAGCAAGAAGGACGTCAACCTTAGCAAGACAGAGAAGATG GGAAACACTATAGAATCTGAGCATTTGTCAGAGCTCACAGAGGAGGAATACGAAGCCCAGTACATAAAACGCCAGAACCTCAAAGGGTTTATGCGGCTCGATGTGGAGTACTTGAATCCTTTCTTCACCAGAAGACTCACACAAGAA GACCTGCACGATGGGCGCATCCAGATGAAGACCCTGACCAACAAGTGGTACGAGGAGGTGCGCCAGGGCCCCTCGGGCTCCGAGGACGacgagcaggagctgctgcagcagagcggGGCCGGGCCACGCTGA
- the SPATA2 gene encoding spermatogenesis-associated protein 2: protein MDTKYKDDLFRKYVQFHECKLNASDNKQRPINDEYLRVAAAALLCLPKIDPFYRFRLIKFYEMAENSLRSVKSSSLHCLHNAFNMLETVGINLFLYPWKKEFKNIKTYTGPFVYYVKAALTEDDVRQILNYMGYIQELGTTFKLKEQVDAIQVKMIAFELFLAKVECEQLLEIHLQVKDKGYSEVDVVKERRSSSEDARGCAEAMRRRLECKESLNASMARMVLQKSASERASKDYYKPKVSKPSKSVDAYDSYWESKKPPLMSSLSLRKEPILVDAEDDIKDEIIRPSPSLLTMSSSPHGCSDEYLPPSSHHNGMLRTNVPYSSYFSAQEDLDLYTDPDSRSVLNFKRQDAIKPDVWLLKSDANPVYHKRTHLAKETASSKCQNCGIPCGASVCQKCDSLFGSRQEYPPVKQSSYSIKALPSDALSPASALREKSQYTSQTQSQDRAAQFGSKSKASGSSRCGFCNRSGAANTCTFCSKVSCDSCLSAYYYDPCCRKSDLHRFLPNNQLNYKSSQLSHVVYR from the exons ATGGATACAAAATATAAAGACGATTTATTTAGGAAGTATGTACAGTTCCACGAGTGCAAACTGAATGCCTCTGACAACAAGCAGCGTCCTATTAACGATGAGTACTTGcgagtggcagcagcagccttaCTCTGCCTTCCCAAAATTGATCCCTTTTATAGATTCCGGTTGATAAAATTTTATGAGATGGCAGAAAACTCACTGAGATCTGTGAAATCCTCAAGTTTACATTGTCTCCATAATGCATTCAACATGCTTGAGACAGTTGGAATTAATCTCTTTCTGTACCCCTGGAAAAAGGAGTTCAAAAACATTAAG ACCTACACTGGACCCTTTGTGTATTATGTGAAGGCTGCTCTGACGGAGGATGACGTGAGGCAGATTCTGAACTACATGGGCTACATCCAGGAGCTGGGGACCACGTTTAAGCTCAAAGAGCAGGTGGACGCCATCCAGGTGAAAATGATCGCGTTCGAGCTCTTCCTGGCCAAAGTGGAGTGcgagcagctgctggagatCCACCTGCAGGTGAAGGATAAGGGTTACTCGGAGGTGGACGTGGTGAAGGAGcgccgcagcagcagcgaggACGCGCGGGGCTGCGCGGAGGCCATGCGGCGGCGCCTGGAGTGCAAGGAGAGCCTGAACGCCTCCATGGCGCGCATGGTGCTCCAGAAGTCCGCCAGCGAGCGCGCCTCCAAGGACTACTACAAGCCAAAGGTCAGCAAGCCTTCCAAGTCCGTGGACGCGTACGACAGTTACTGGGAGAGCAAGAAGCCGCCTCTGATGAGCTCGCTGAGCCTCAGGAAGGAGCCCATTCTGGTCGACGCGGAAGACGACATTAAAGATGAGATTATCCGTCCGTCGCCCTCTCTGCTCACCATGTCCAGCTCCCCACACGGGTGTTCGGATGAATACTTGCCACCTTCCTCTCATCACAATGGCATGCTAAGAACCAATGTCCCTTACAGCTCCTATTTTTCTGCTCAAGAGGACTTAGATTTATATACTGACCCTGATTCTAGAAGCgtgttaaattttaaaagacaagACGCTATTAAGCCCGATGTATGGCTGCTAAAAAGCGATGCCAACCCTGTTTACCACAAACGCACCCACCTAGCCAAAGAGACAGCTTCCTCCAAGTGCCAGAACTGTGGCATACCCTGCGGCGCTTCCGTGTGCCAGAAGTGTGACAGCCTGTTCGGCTCGAGGCAGGAGTACCCGCCGGTGAAGCAGAGCTCCTACTCCATCAAAGCGCTCCCGAGCGACGCCTTGTCTCCTGCCTCGGCTCTGAGGGAGAAATCCCAGTACACGTCACAGACTCAGAGTCAAGACAGAGCTGCCCAGTTCGGCTCCAAGTCCAAGGCCTCGGGCAGCTCGCGCTGCGGCTTCTGCAACCGCTCGGGCGCGGCCAACACGTGCACCTTCTGCTCCAAGGTCTCGTGCGACTCCTGCCTCAGCGCCTACTACTACGACCCGTGCTGCAGGAAGAGCGACCTGCACCGGTTCCTGCCCAACAACCAGCTAAACTACAAATCATCCCAGCTGTCCCACGTGGTTTACAGATAG
- the LOC135282103 gene encoding opsin-5-like: MGNTSNTSVFTSTLSETEDLIFGTLYLIFGVLSLSGNSLLLLVAHQKRSLLKPAELFIVNLAISDLSMTVTLFPLATASFFAHRWLFEQAVCTLYAFCGLLLGLGSLGSLAALSAVCCLKVCYPAYGSRFSRGHAAGLLLALWLYALAFAGAPLARWGSYGPEPYGTACCLSWEASGRAATLYILALLICCYLLPCLLILASYALILWTVWASRRAVRQHTCPRRGARGPHGLLLRLSMAVCLGFLAAWTPYAVLALWALLGDTSQLPALAFVLPAVLAKSSTLYNPLVYLLLKPSFHELLAKDRAPLQALLTLLCCGCRGTALQPLPAAGCRGCREVFEGSSGCPRCHAPAQLPGGAAGQPGLGRTVQLVVLLARSRSGPGTASVAREALPSATAKELL; the protein is encoded by the exons ATGGGGAACACGTCCAACACCTCAGTGTTCACCTCCACCTTATCGGAGACAGAAGATCTGATTTTTGGCACTCTCTATTTGATCTTTG GCGTCCTGTCCCTGTCTGGGaactcactgctgctgctggtggcccATCAGAAGAGGTCCCTGCTGAAACCTGCCGAGCTCTTCATCGTCAACCTGGCCATCAGTGACCTGAGCATGACGGTGACGCTCTTCCCGCTGGCCACCGCGTCCTTCTTTGCTCACAG GTGGCTCTTCGAGCAGGCGGTGTGCACGCTGTACGCCTTCTGCGGGCTCCTGCTCgggctgggcagcctgggcagcctggcGGCGCTCAGCGCGGTCTGCTGCCTCAAGGTGTGCTACCCGGCCTACG GGAGCAGGTTCTCGCGGGGCCACGCcgcggggctgctgctggccctgtggCTGTACGCCCTGGCCTTCGCCGGCGCGCCGCTGGCCCGCTGGGGCAGCTACGGCCCCGAGCCCTACGGGACAgcctgctgcctctcctgggaGGCCTCCGGCCGCGCCGCCACGCTCTACATCCTCGCCCTCCTCATCTGCTGCtacctgctgccctgcctgctcaTCCTGGCCTCCTACGCGCTCATCCTCTGGACGGTGTGGGCCTCGCGGAGAGCCGTGAGGCAGCACACGTGCCCCCGGCGCGGGGCCCGCGGCCCACACGGGCTGCTGCTCAGG ctgaGCATGGCCGTGTGCCTGGGGTTCCTGGCTGCCTGGACTCCCTACGCCGTGCTGGCGCTGTGGGCGCTGCTCGGGGACACCAGCCAGCTGCCAGCGCTGGCCTTCGTGCTCCCAGCTGTCCTTGCCAAGTCCTCGACGCTCTACAACCCGCTGGTGTACCTGCTGCTCAAGCCCAGCTTCCACGAGCTCCTGGCCAAGGACAGGGCGCCGCTGCAGGCCCTGCTCACCCTCCTGTGCTGCGGCTGCCGGGGCACCGCGCTCCAGCCGCTCCCGGCCgcgggctgcaggggctgcagggaggtttTTGAGGGCTCCAGCGGCTGCCCCAGGTGCCAcgctcctgcccagctgcccggcggggccgcggggcagCCGGGGCTCGGCAGGACGGTGCAGCTGGTGGTGCTGCTCGCACGGAGCCGGTCAGGCCCGGGCACTGCCAGCGTGGCACGGGAGGCCCTGCCCTCGGCCACGGCCAaggagctgctctga